GTGCTCGACCACGGGAAGATCGTAAAGGTGTTCTACCCGGTTTTTCCGCCTGACAAGTCAGCCGAGAACGTGCTGCACTGGATGCGGCGCGACCGGCAAGGAAAGGCCGACGGCGTCCGGAATTGACCTGGCAGGTTCATGCAAACCGAGATTCACGAAGAGCACAGCGCGAGGAGAATCGAATCGGGTTGCGCGAGGTGGCGCGGCGCCAGCGGTTCGAGCGATATAAGGTCCGCAATGACTCGGCACAGGGCGCGCGGTGCAGGTTCGACCCGCCAAATCCCCCGACCGATTTGATGTCATCGTTTGCTATAATGCGACTGCGGTGATAGCGCGCCCGCGCCGATTGGACACCGCAGCGATCGCGCACGTCGGGGAGTGGCTCAGCCTGGTAGAGCACCTGGTTCGGGACCAGGGGGTCGGAGGTTCAAATCCTCTCTCCCCGACCATCTTTTTTGGCCTTCAGCTTCAGCAGCCTACGAGCACACCCATTCCCAGAGATGAAAGGATGAAGCCATGAAAACGGGCATGCATCTACGTAGGCATGGCAAGCTTGACAGAATTCAGCCTGGCCGAGGCCATCGCAGTTCTCAGCCGCACTCCCACAACCCTAAATGCGCTGTTGCGCGGCCTGCCCAACATCTGGGTGCGCTGCAACGAAGGAAAAGATACCTGGAGCGCGTTTGACATCGTGGGCCACCTGATTTTCGGGGAGCGCACCGACTGGATGCCGCGCGTGCGGATCATTCTGGAGAACGGCGAAGCGCGGCCATTTGATCCCTTCGACCGCTTTGCGCAGTTGAAAGAGAATCAAGACAAGTCACTGGAGCAGCTCTTGGACGATTTCGCCTTCCTGCGAAGGGAGAATCTAGCTGCGCTGCAGGCACTGAATTTACAGCAGGAAGACTTGCCCCGGCGAGGAAGGCATCCAGCGCTGGGAGTGGTGACGCTATCGGAACTTCTGGCGACCTGGGCCGTTCACGACCTCACTCATGTGCATCAACTCTCCCGCGTGATGGCCCACCAGTATCGTGGCGCAGTCGGTCCGTGGAGCGCCTATCTGGGCGTGCTGCAGTGTACGGGGCATAGCGCTCCGTAGGCAATCGAGCTCAGCCGGTGCTTCCGCCGCGATCGGCGCGACTTCACCTTCATGCCTGGCCGT
The sequence above is drawn from the Terriglobales bacterium genome and encodes:
- a CDS encoding DinB family protein translates to MASLTEFSLAEAIAVLSRTPTTLNALLRGLPNIWVRCNEGKDTWSAFDIVGHLIFGERTDWMPRVRIILENGEARPFDPFDRFAQLKENQDKSLEQLLDDFAFLRRENLAALQALNLQQEDLPRRGRHPALGVVTLSELLATWAVHDLTHVHQLSRVMAHQYRGAVGPWSAYLGVLQCTGHSAP